TCAACTCAGATGGTTGTTGACCAATCAAACCTAGAGGAAGTGGTCTAAGTTCTGGAAATGGTTGGTGTAACCGAATTCCAGATTTACCCGCGATTAAATTTCGCCAACTATCCTCTAAGCTTCCACCCAAAGCGGAAACTAGACCAATACCAGTGAAAACAACCTTTACCAATTTAGAAGTTAGGAGTTAGAAGTTAGTAATTATTCTCTCCCTGCTCCCTGCCCTCTTCCTCTACTTCCCTGGCGTTTTCAGATTTTCAGCACCTTGGGTGACTTTAGCGGATTCAATGCGATCGCCTTGCTGAATTTTGTTCACGACATCAAAGCCTTGCGTGACATTGCCAAACACCGCGTAGTTACCATCTAAGAACGCCAAATCTGCTAAAGCAAAGTAAAACTGGGCAGAAGCGGAGTCTGGTGATTGCGATCGCGCCATTGCTACTGCACCCTGCTTATGTGGTAATACGACAGGCTGGGCACTAGCATCAAATGGTTTATTGTAAATCGGAGTATTTGAACCTTTTGGCTTAACTTCTAAAGGTATATAACGAGCATTTCCCGTTTTTGGGTCAATATAACTACCAGTTCCCAGGCTATCTGCTGGAACTTTCGGGTCTTTGCTTTGAGGATCGCCCCCTTGAACTACAAACGGTTGGGGTTCGCGTACAACTCGATGGAAAGCTAAACCGTTGTACACACCCTTTTGCACTAAATCTACGAAATTGCCAGCTGTAATAGGGGCATTAATGCCGTCTACTTCAATCGTAATCGGCGAGCCTTTAACCGTGATTACCACAGTTGCCTTACCTTCCAGTCTTGGTAAATCTGCCAGTCCAGGAATATTCTCACTACTAGTTTGAGATACAGAAGTTGCTTCAGTAGTTGTCTTGGTGCTTGCCTCATTTGTGTTCGAGGTAGCTGTCGAGCTTGGAGAAGAAGCATTAGAAGCGACTTGCTGTGTTGAACATCCCCCCAACATCAAGGCACTGATAAGCACAAAAGAAAGCAAAAATTGTGAAATTTTTAACCGCATTGCCTGTTACCGATTTAACCAGAGTATCTTATCGTTTTAAGGGGCATTGGGGATTAGGGACTGGGGATTAGGTACTGGGGACTAGAGCATGAGAGAGTGTGGGGAGATGAGAATTTTGCTTCCCTCTCCTCACCACACCCCCCACACCTCCCAATCCCTAGTCCCCAGTCCCCAATCCTTTACAATCCTTCTAACGACACTCCCAAAAAGCGGGCTAATTGTGCGCCTTCTGTTTCTAACTCTGTTAAAGATAAAGGTTGTCCAACCCGTGTTAAGGGTATATCTCGCCGCCCCTTAATGCGTAGATAGAGGGCACGACGGGGATTAAGACCTTCTTTCACGTCTATGATCACAGATTGTACATCTTCTATGCGGCTATCAATTTCAATTCGGCGGTTTTTGCCAGGAAACCCCCAACGGAAGATTTTGATTGCGCCAGTTTCGTGATTAAATTCGTTGTAACCGCCTCCAACGTCCAATAAAATCACTAGCCACAGGTACGTGGCTAATAGCAAGCCAGCAGCCCCATATAACCCCATTACCAATCCTTGAGGGACAAATACCAGTTGGGTTGGATCGGAAACTACAAGTAAATTAACTTTTAAATAACTGGATATTCCAGCCAAGAGAAAGCCACTTGCTCCCAAGGTAACGATAGTTGCCCACCAGTAGTTGCTGAACCGACGAGAACCGAGAACATTTTGATGCAGGAGGCGATCGCCTTTGTTAATCGTTGTTGATGTCGTCATTGAACTACCATTGCCCGTGAGATACTCGCTGTTACATACTCACCCACTAAATGCTTTTGCATAGAGTGGTAGCTGTCTGTGCCCATCTAGCTATTGCTGAGGAGGCACTGAGAGCTATGTTTTAAGTCCCCGGAAACCCTACCGCAGACTATAAATTTTTTACCCTGTATTCTACAAATTTTACTTTCCTGGATGATGCTGGCTTACTTGCACTACAGGACAAACCACTTAGGCTATCTGTAGTTAGTCAAGATATGCCAACTTCTTTTTTCTTTGTCTAAGTTTTACCACCTGCATTTTACCAAACATCGTTGACAAAAACTCAACTACGCCCCAATACGCTTGGGTTAAGGACTACTAGCAACAATTTTGGTTTTTAGAGACGCGATTTATCGCGTCTCTACAAGTGTTTTGGGCTTATATAAACTGTATTGAATTACGCCCCTGTATGTTCCATACTACCGATATAATTTTTTAGGGTATTTATTTATGCAGGGTTTCCCGTCCACCTGACTGGCTCCCAATTGCAAGCGCCGTGTAGACAGATGCCGGGGTTTTTTACCCAAGTTCGGTACGGTCACAGGCTTCAGTGCAGGAGTCAGTATTACCTCCTGCCTCCTGCCCCCTGCCTCTTTTTGACATCTTGGAAAAAAGTTACCTACATACGTCCATTTGCATTAATTTTTTTTAGATTTCTGAGAAAAGTTGTGTCAAATTGTAAAAATTCTGATATTCATATTATTTATAAGGTTCGTGTTTCATAGCTCATTTGCTTCTGTGTATCAGGCAAAAACCCTGAGTAGTGTGATAAGTTAAGAATCATTAAGTTACCACAAGCTAGATTACTAGCCGATGGTACGTGTAATGTCATAACCCTGAGAAATAATGACTTAACTAGTCAGTAAGCTCTCAGAATCTCAGTTGCTTAAAAGCAGTTGAGATTGTCAAAAAAAACGTTAATTCCTCACGGCAGTCGGTTACACTTGCTCTCCGTACCGCCTTAGAAACGTTGCAATTTTAGTAAAAAAAGAGGATTTTAGTCCGATGACCATCGCAGTTGGACGTGCCCCCAGTAGAGGGTGGTTTGACGTTCTTGACGACTGGCTCAAGCGCGATCGCTTCGTATTCGTAGGTTGGTCAGGGATATTATTATTCCCCTGCGCCTTCCTAGCACTAGGCGGTTGGCTGACCGGCACCACCTTCGTCACCTCTTGGTACACCCACGGATTAGCCTCCTCCTACCTAGAAGGAGCGAACTTTCTGACAGTGGCAGTATCCACCCCCGCCGACAGCATGGGACATTCCCTATTGCTGTTGTGGGGGCCAGAAGCCCAAGGCAACCTCACCCGTTGGTTTCAATTGGGTGGCTTGTGGCCATTCGTGGCCCTGCACGGAGCCTTCGGTTTGATTGGCTTCATGTTGCGGCAATTTGAAATTGCACGTCTAGTAGGTATCCGTCCTTACAACGCCCTCGCCTTCTCCGCTCCCATCGCGGTATTCGTCAGTGTATTCCTGATGTACCCCTTGGGACAATCAAGCTGGTTCTTCGCACCCAGCTTTGGCGTGGCAGCAATTTTCCGGTTCCTGCTATTCCTGCAAGGCTTCCATAACTGGACACTTAACCCCTTCCACATGATGGGAGTTGCGGGTGTATTGGGTGGTGCTTTATTGTGCGCCATTCATGGTGCCACAGTTGAGAATACCTTGTTTGAAGACGGCGATGGTGCTAACACCTTCCGCGCCTTCAATCCCACCCAATCAGAAGAAACCTACTCAATGGTGACAGCAAACCGTTTCTGGTCACAGATTTTCGGTATTGCTTTCTCAAACAAGCGCTGGTTGCACTTCTTTATGTTGTTCGTGCCAGTCACCGGTTTATGGATGAGTGCTGTCGGCATCGTCGGTTTAGCACTCAACCTGCGGGCTTATGATTTCGTTTCCCAAGAATTACGGGCGGCGGAAGACCCGGAGTTTGAAACCTTCTATACCAAAAACATTTTGCTGAACGAGGGTATCCGCGCTTGGATGGCTCCTCAAGATCAACCCCACGAACAATTTGTATTCCCTGAGGAGGTATTACCACGTGGTAACGCTCTCTAATAGACCAAATATCTTAGGCGGCGCTGGACGCGACCAAGAATCCACTGGATTTGCTTGGTGGTCTGGTAACGCACGTTTAATTAACTTATCTGGTAAACTACTGGGTGCCCACGTTGCCCACGCTGGTTTGATTGTATTCTGGGCTGGAGCGATGACTTTGTTTGAAGTCGCTCACTTCATTCCTGAAAAGCCCATGTACGAACAAGGCTTGATCTTGTTACCTCACCTCGCCACTCAGGGCTGGGGTGTTGGTGCTGGTGGTGAAGTCATCGATACCTTCCCCTACTTTGTTGTCGGCGTACTCCACTTAATTTCCTCAGCCGTCCTTGGCTTTGGCGGTATCTATCATGCCGTTCGTGGCCCAGAAACCTTAGAAGAATATTCTTCTTTCTTTGGTTACGACTGGAAAGACAAGAACAAGATGACCAATATCATCGGGTTCCACCTGATTATTTTGGGATTCGGTGCATTGCTGTTAGTGCTAAAAGCAATGTTCTTTGGTGGATTGTATGACACCTGGGCACCAGGCGGTGGTGATGTTCGGATTATTACCAATCCAACATTGAACCCAGCAGTTATCTTCGGTTATGTAATCAAGTCTCCCTTTGGTGGTGAAGGCTGGATTGTTAGCGTTGATAACTTGGAAGATGTCGTTGGTGGTCACATCTGGATTGCCTTTATCTTAATTTCTGGTGGTATCTGGCACATCTTCACCAAGCCTTTTGCTTGGTCACGTCGTGCATCCATCTGGTCTGGTGAGGCTTACCTTTCGTACAGCTTGGGCGCTCTTTCACTGATGGGCTTCATTGCTTCCATCTTTGTTTGGTTTAACAACACCGTTTATCCAAGCGAATTCTTTGGCCCTACTGGCCCAGAAGCTTCTCAAGCTCAGGCTTTGACCTTCTTGATTCGTGACCAACGCTTGGGTGCTAACGTCGGTTCTGCCCAAGGCCCTACAGGTCTAGGTAAATACCTGATGCGCTCTCCAACTGGTGAAATCATCTTCGGTGGTGAAACCATGCGCTTCTGGGATTTCCGTGGCCCTTGGTTGGAGCCTCTACGTGGTCCCAATGGTCTTGACTTGGAAAAAATCAAGAATGATATTCAGCCTTGGCAAGCTCGTCGCGCTGCTGAATACATGACCCATGCTCCTCTAGGTTCTTTGAACTCCGTGGGTGGTGTGGCTACTGAAATTAACTCTTTCAACTACGTATCTCCTCGCGCTTGGTTGGCGACTTCTCACTTCGTACTAGGATTCTTCTTCCTAGTTGGTCACTTGTGGCACGCTGGTCGCGCACGGGCTGCGGCTGGTGGTTTTGAGAAAGGAATTAACCGTGATACTGAACCAGTGATGTTTATGAACGACCTCGACTAGGTTGTAAGATTTATTTCATCACTGACAACTAAATTATTTAGAGGCTCTTGCATAAAAGCAAGGGCTTTTTTTGTAGGAGAATTAATAATCTATTGATTAAATCGAGCAACTTACCAAGGTAATTAATACCATGAGCGATTCCAATTTTATTGATGCTTTGCGATGGACAGATGAAGCAAAGGAAAAGTTACAAAATATTCCCTTTTTTGTTCGCGCTCAAGCTAGAGCCAGAATTGAACAACTAGCTCGTGAAGCAGTCCAAGAGGTTGTTACC
This Nostoc sp. C052 DNA region includes the following protein-coding sequences:
- a CDS encoding peptidylprolyl isomerase, whose protein sequence is MRLKISQFLLSFVLISALMLGGCSTQQVASNASSPSSTATSNTNEASTKTTTEATSVSQTSSENIPGLADLPRLEGKATVVITVKGSPITIEVDGINAPITAGNFVDLVQKGVYNGLAFHRVVREPQPFVVQGGDPQSKDPKVPADSLGTGSYIDPKTGNARYIPLEVKPKGSNTPIYNKPFDASAQPVVLPHKQGAVAMARSQSPDSASAQFYFALADLAFLDGNYAVFGNVTQGFDVVNKIQQGDRIESAKVTQGAENLKTPGK
- a CDS encoding photosystem I assembly protein Ycf4, encoding MTTSTTINKGDRLLHQNVLGSRRFSNYWWATIVTLGASGFLLAGISSYLKVNLLVVSDPTQLVFVPQGLVMGLYGAAGLLLATYLWLVILLDVGGGYNEFNHETGAIKIFRWGFPGKNRRIEIDSRIEDVQSVIIDVKEGLNPRRALYLRIKGRRDIPLTRVGQPLSLTELETEGAQLARFLGVSLEGL
- the psbD gene encoding photosystem II D2 protein (photosystem q(a) protein); this encodes MTIAVGRAPSRGWFDVLDDWLKRDRFVFVGWSGILLFPCAFLALGGWLTGTTFVTSWYTHGLASSYLEGANFLTVAVSTPADSMGHSLLLLWGPEAQGNLTRWFQLGGLWPFVALHGAFGLIGFMLRQFEIARLVGIRPYNALAFSAPIAVFVSVFLMYPLGQSSWFFAPSFGVAAIFRFLLFLQGFHNWTLNPFHMMGVAGVLGGALLCAIHGATVENTLFEDGDGANTFRAFNPTQSEETYSMVTANRFWSQIFGIAFSNKRWLHFFMLFVPVTGLWMSAVGIVGLALNLRAYDFVSQELRAAEDPEFETFYTKNILLNEGIRAWMAPQDQPHEQFVFPEEVLPRGNAL
- the psbC gene encoding photosystem II reaction center protein CP43; translated protein: MVTLSNRPNILGGAGRDQESTGFAWWSGNARLINLSGKLLGAHVAHAGLIVFWAGAMTLFEVAHFIPEKPMYEQGLILLPHLATQGWGVGAGGEVIDTFPYFVVGVLHLISSAVLGFGGIYHAVRGPETLEEYSSFFGYDWKDKNKMTNIIGFHLIILGFGALLLVLKAMFFGGLYDTWAPGGGDVRIITNPTLNPAVIFGYVIKSPFGGEGWIVSVDNLEDVVGGHIWIAFILISGGIWHIFTKPFAWSRRASIWSGEAYLSYSLGALSLMGFIASIFVWFNNTVYPSEFFGPTGPEASQAQALTFLIRDQRLGANVGSAQGPTGLGKYLMRSPTGEIIFGGETMRFWDFRGPWLEPLRGPNGLDLEKIKNDIQPWQARRAAEYMTHAPLGSLNSVGGVATEINSFNYVSPRAWLATSHFVLGFFFLVGHLWHAGRARAAAGGFEKGINRDTEPVMFMNDLD
- a CDS encoding PCP reductase family protein, which codes for MSDSNFIDALRWTDEAKEKLQNIPFFVRAQARARIEQLAREAVQEVVTADLVEQARLEFGQ